The following DNA comes from Halalkaliarchaeum sp. AArc-CO.
CACCCTGATGGGAATGGGCCGGTACGCCCGCGAGCAGCACCCCGACACGCTCGTGATCGCGGTCGAACCCGAGGGGTCGATCTTCCGGGAGTTCCTCGGTCGGGACGTCGAAGAGGGGGAGTACAAGACCGAGGGGATCGGCACGCACGACACCTCGACCAACGAGCTGTTCGATCCGGAACTCGTCGACGACGTGTACGCGATCTCCGACCGGGACGTCCACGCGGAGATGCAGCGGCTCGCCGCAGAGGAAGGACAGCTGATCGCCTCCTCGGCGGCCGCAAACAGCGTCGCCGCACGACGGGTCGCCCGGCAGATCCGCGACGGGGAGCTGGACGCTCCCCACGACGCCGTCGTCACCGTCTTCCCCGACTCGAGCGAACGGTACCTCTCGAAGGGCGTGTACGGCAGCTTCGAGGAGTGGACCGGATGAGCCGGTCACGATCCTCCGGGAGCCGATGAGTTCCTCCGGCGGCGAGTTCGCGTTCGAACTCAGGGTGTGCCGCTGGGCGGAGCTCGCCTGGGCCCCGGCGGGCTCGAACGCGGCGTCCGACGTTCCCCGGGTCGCCGTCGTCGCCCGACAGCTGGGCACTCGAAAGCGGCGGTGGGACACGGTGATCGTCGAGGCGGATCCCGCCGGCCTGCGCGAGCGTGCGGCGTTCGGCTCCCGCGAACTCGACTCGGATCTCCTGTTCGTCCTCCGGAACGCCCCCGCCGACTGGATGTGGTATCGCGACGCTCTTCCGGATCCCGGCTACCCGTGGCGGTACGTCCGGGAGACGATTCACCGGGCCAGCGCCCGTGATCTCCTCGAGACCCGACGAAACGGCAACCGGATCCGGATCAAACGGATCGCCCCGTATCCGGACTGGGTCCGGCGGCTCGTCGCGATCGAGAACAAGCCGGACCTCGACGCCTCTGCGGCCCGGGCGCTTGCGGGCCAGCTCCAGCACGACGTCGACCGTGGACTCGCCGACGAGGTGTGGCTCGCGACCGCCACGACCGGCGGCCGGGTCGAGCGGGCGCTTCTCGCCGACTTCCCGGTCGAGGCGGGCGTCCTCGCGTTCGACTTCTCGGCGGGCGTCCGACCGGAAGCCGCCAGCGTGGAGTGGCTTCCGAGCCGGCTCGACGCGGGTAATCCGTCCGAAAACGGCGACCGCCCAGAGGATCGCAAGCGCAGACGGCTCGAGCTCGCCGAACGGGCTTTCGGCCGGGGGTGGCGCTCCTACCACCGGACGATGCGTCCCGACTGTCGGGCGTTCGAACTCCGCCGGGACGGCCGGCTGCTGTCCCCGTGGTGTACGGCGAAGGAGAGAAAACAGACGGCTGCGGAATGTTCCGGCAACTGTCAGGCGTTCTCGCCGGAGCCGCCGGCCTGGCGCACCCGCGGGTGGCCGATCGACGGGGGCCCAGGGAAGGGGATAACGCGGCTGCTCCAGAAGCGTCGCGAACGGGCCAGGTCGGGAGGCCGGGACGGGACGTGATCGCCCGACCGTTTCCGGCCGATGGGGACCGAATTCCGTTCACTCTGCCGTCTCGACGGTGATCGAATCGCGCTCGACGGCGAGTTTGAACGTCGGCACGGTGCGGTAGACGACCTCGACGACGCCTTTCCGTTCGAGGCTCCGGAGCCCCTTTCTGACTTCGTCGACGTCGGGGTCGACGTCGAACTCCGCTCTGAGCTTGTGGAGCACGCTCACAACGCTCTCGGAGCGATCTTCGGGACCGGCCACGACCGCGAAGATTCGCGTTTGCAGTTCCGGAACCCGGATCACGTCTGGGACTCCCTCGCCGTCCCCGCTTCCGACGGTTCCGTTGCCGTCCCCGGGGGCGGTCCCCGACTCGACGCCGGGTTCGACGTCGACCAGCTCCGCGGCCTCGTCGGTCGCCCGGATCAGGCTGTTCTCGTCGCGGTAGTAATACTCGTTCAGGTGGTCCTCCAGGTAGCGGTGCACCTCGCTTCCCGACTCGAGTCCCCACCGATCGCCGAGTTCGCTGTTCTTCGTCGGCTGCAGCGCCACGACGTCGGCCAGACGCGTTCGTTCCTCCTCGGTGAGGGCCATGCGCCGTCGTTCGTGGGTCGCTTATAAGGGGATTCCGGAACCGGTCGGCAGGGAGGGTCACGGGCTCCCGATAGCGGTAACTTTCGACTCGATCCGGGAGCGGTGGCGAGCGTCACCAGCAACGGGTCGGCTTTCAAGCGCTGGTCGTTCGTGCACGTATGGAACGACGCGACTCGGAACGGACCGGCCAGTGCGGCGAGGTTTTGAAGGGCTCCGGCGACGTCTCTCGACGGCGCACCCTGAAAGGGATCGGCGGAGCGGTCGCAGCCGGGGCGGGACTGCCGGCGCTGGCGGGCTGTCTCGGCGGCGCGTTCGGGGGCTCGGAGACGATCACCGTCGACTATCACCCGTACTACAGCGAGGCGTTCTCGGCGCTGGTGATCCGGCACGGCGAACTGTGGCGAAAGCACCTCCCGGACGGATACGAGGTCGACTGGCACGCAGTCCTGCAGGGTGCGCCGACGGTCAATCGACTCATCTCCGAACAGACTGATCTCGGCTACATGGGCGACAACCCAGCGATCATCGCGGCGGCGAACGACGACACGCCGATCCGGGTCGTCGGCCTGAGTGGCTACTCGATGGGCCAGCAGGGGAATCTCTGTGTCGTCCGGAACGGGGTGGATATCGACTCCGTCGAAGATCTGGACGGCAGAGAGGTCAACGTCACGCAGGGGACGCTGTCTCACCGGTTCCTGCTCACCGTTCTCGCGGCCGAGGACATCGACGTCACGATCCGCGATCAGGACATCAACACCGTCGTGACGAACCTGCGGGAGGGATCGATCGACGTGGCCTTCGGGTGGGAGCCGTCGATGGCCCGCGTGGTTCGGCAGGCCGACGCCGCCCGGTACCTGTTTACCGGCGCGAAGTACGACGAGCCGGACCTGGGGGCGCTGGTGATGCCCGACTCGTTGATCGAGGAGAACCGTGAGGTGGCGAAAGGCTGGCTCAAGACCGAACTCGAGGCGAAACACCTGCTCGCCACGGATCCGGACCGTGCGCTGGATCTGGGTCTCGAGGAGGCGGAACTGAGCCGGGATCTCGATCGCGACACCGTCAGATCCACCCTCTACGAGAACCTCGACGTCAATCCCGACGTCGAACGCCAGCTGTTTTACACCGACTTCTCGTCGGTCGACCCCGCCCGGGAGCTGCTGACAGAAACGGGACCTGCGTTCCTGCGTGAGGAGGCCGGGGTGATCGACAACGAGCCGGATTCCGGTCGGTTCGACGCCGATTTGCTCGCCGAGGCGACCGACGAACTGGACGACGAGGTGGACTGGGATCCACACCCCGCGGGTGAGCGTCCGTGAGCGTCGACTTCGAACGGTGGCGCCGGCTCGGCCTCAAGCGGTGGCGCCCCTGGAAGGGAGAATCCGGACGGAGCCGACTGGCGGGGTCGATCGAAACCGGGACTGCCGGGATCGAATCGATCCCGCGACCCGTCCGACGCGGCGTCTCAGTTGTCGCACTGTTTGCGGCGTGGTGGGCGTTCGTCCGGCTGGGTGTACTGGGGTTCGGGGTGTTCGTCTCGCCGGCCGAAACCGCCGTGGCGGTCGGATCGCATCTCGCCGGGGAACCGGTCGCCGACGGCGCGACGATCTACGTCCACGCGGCGTACACTGCGGGACGAGTCGTTGGCGGGGTCGCCCTGGCGGTCGCGATCGCCGTTCCGCTGGGGCTGTTGATCGGGACGCGACGGCGGTTCGAACGCTACCTGTTTCCCTCCCTCGAGTTCCTCCGGCCGATCCCGCCGATCGCGTGGGTGCCGCTGGTGCTCGTGATCTTTCCCACCGTCCGAAGCGGGGTTCTGTTCGTGGTGTTCCTGGGAGCGTTTTTCCCCACGCTCGTCAACACCATCCGGGGGGTCGAGTCGGTCGACGACGAGTACAGCCGCGCTGCCGAAAGTCTCGGGGCCAGCGACCGGCAGACGCTCCGACACGTCGTGTTGCCGGCCGCACTGCCGTCGATACTCACGGGTGTGACGGTCGGCGTGGGTCTCGGCTGGATCACGGTCGTCGCCGCAGAGATGATCACCGGCGAGTACGGCCTCGGTCACGTGGTGTTCCAGGCGTACCGGCTGGTGGACGTCCAGTCGGTGGTCGTTGGCATGATCGCGGTGGGGTTCCTCGGTGCGGTCTCGACGGCGATCGTCTCGCGGGCGGCGACGACACTCGGCCCGTGGCTCGAGGAGGATACTTCGGGGGTGGGACAGTGACGACCGATTCCGGCGGCCGCGTCGAAATCGAGGGGCTGACCAAGGTGTACGGCGGGGACGAGGAACGCGTCGTCGCCGTCGACGAACTGGACCTCGAGATCGAACCCGGGGAGTTCCTCACCGTGCTCGGGCCGTCCGGCTGTGGCAAGAGCACACTTCTGGACTGCGTCGCCGGCCACGTCGAACCGACCTCCGGACGGGTCCTGGTGGACGGCGACCCAGTGTCGGGCCCCGACCCAGAGCGCGGGGTGGTGTTCCAGGAGAACCGGCTGTTCCCCTGGAAGACCGTCCGCCAGAACGTCGCGTTCGGACCAAAGATGCGGGACCGGCCGACGGATCACGTTGCGGATCTCCTCGATCGAATGGGCCTCTCGGAGTTCGCCGACTCGTATCCCAACCAGCTTTCCGGCGGCATGGCCCAGCGGGCAGAACTGGCACGGTTGCTCGCAAACGAGCCGTCGATCATGCTGATGGACGAGCCGTTCAGCGCGCTGGACGCCATGACCAAAGGCCGGATGCAGATCGAACTGCTTTCGGCCTGGCGGGAGACGGACGCGACGGCGCTTTTCGTCACTCACGACGTCGAGGAAGCGATCCTGCTTGCCGACCGTGTGGTCGTGATGACCGCTCGTCCGGGAACCGTCAAAACAGTCGTCGACGTCCCGCTGTCCCGCCCTCGGGATCACGACTCCCGGACAACCGAGACGTTCACCGAACTGAAGCGAGAACTGCTCGCGTCGATCCACGGCGAGGCCGGCGCGGAGTTCGACGGGGACGACCGGTCAGCTACGGAGACCAGCTCCGCCGAAAGCGACGGGATCGCCGGAGGGACGTCGAGATGACAGCCGACCGCCTCCCGTCGCTTCGCTCGACCGACGGAGTGCTCCCGGACGTTCCGATCGACCGACTCGCCCCGGTCGTTTCGCTTTCGGGACTCGTGTTCGTCTGGTGGGTGGTTGGTTCGACGGTCGCCCAGGGGCTCCCGACGCCGCCCGTCGTCGCCGGCGCTTTCGCGACCGCCGTCGTGGACCCGTCGTTTCACTCGTCTGCGCTCACGAGCGCGGTCCGGGTGTACGTCCCGTTCCTGCTTGCGGCCGCGATCGCGGTGCCGATCGGGCTGCTCGCGGGGTGGCACCAGCCCTTTGGGGACCTGACGCTACCGGCGCTGGAGCTCGTCCGGCCGATCCCGCCGATCGCCTGGATCCCGGCGCTGATCCTGCTCATCCCCGGAACCGAGCCGGGGATCATGTTCATCACCTTTCTCGGGGCGTTCTATCCGGTTTTGCTCAACGCAGTCGAGGGCGGGCGAAGCGTCGACCAGGAGTACGCGAAGGCGGCTCGGTCGCTGGGTGCAGACGCGGTCGGCATCGTGCGGCACGTCGTGCTGCCGGGTGCGCTGCCGTCGATCACCACCGGGCTGTACGTCGGAATGGGGCTCGCGTGGCTCAATCTCGTGGCCGCGGAGATGCTCGCCGGTGGGAGCGGCCTCGGATATCTGACGTGGTCGGCGTACACCGGCGGTTCGTACCCGTACATCGTCGTCGGGATGCTCTCGATCGGCGGGCTCGGGGTGGCCTCCACGGCGGCGGTCGGCCGCCTCAATGGATGGCTGCTACCGTGGCTGGAGACCGATGCCGGCCATACAGTCTGAGACGGACGGATTTCCGTCGATTTAAGTGCTCGACGGCGCTTGTGCCGGGCATGAAATTCTGCGATGAGTGCGGCTCGATGATGCGGGCCGGCGAGGAGAGCGACGTCTGGGAGTGTACCTCCTGCGGCTACGTCGAGGGACGGGACGCCGAGGAGGACGCAGCGATGACAACCACCCAGGGGCAACAGAAGTCGGAGATCGTCGACGTGAGCGACGCCGAGGATCAGGGGCTCCCGACGACGAGCGCCCGCTGTCCGGAGTGTGGCAACGACCGGGCCCACTGGTACATGCAGCAGATCCGGTCGGCCGACGAGTCCGAGACGCGATTCTTCATCTGTACGGAATGCGAGTACAAGTGGCGCGAGGACGACCACTGACCTGACGCCGGTTTTGCCGTCGGTCTGTCTGCTTCAGTGTTCGACGACTTCCATCAGTCCGAGCTGCGTTTCACGTTCGTCGAACGCCTGGGGATGCACGCCCAAAAGCACGATCACGTCCCCCTCGTGTTCGACGGTCGCCAGGTGGAACGCGATCGGCACGTCGCCCTCGTCGGTCTCCATGACGCCTTCGTAACTCCGGACCGACGACTCCTGGTTGAGAATCGTCCGCTCCTCGACTGCGACTTCCTCGACGTCGCGCAGTTCCCCGTCTTCGTCGCCACTCGCCTCCAGCGCCCGCGAGATCAGCTCGGTTCCGGACAGCCGGGCCAGCGGGTTTACGGACTGGCCCGCGACCGTCGCGTCGGGCGTGCTCACGACCAGAAAGAGCCCGTCGCCTGCGCTTCGTTCGTAGCCGGCGACCCACGAACGGAGCTCGATTTCGACGCCCTGGTCGGCGACCTCGAACTGTTCGTGGATCTCGATCGCCTCCGGCTCTGCGTGTTCGTAGCCGGCGTCCGACAGGTCATCCCCGTCGATCGAGGCCGGTTCGGCGGCAAACGAGTACGATCCCCCCGCACAGCCGGCCAGCACGACCACGAGCGCCACCGCGACGAGCAGCCGCCCGACAGACGTGTTCCCCGGTATCGCACCTGTGTCCATACCACTGTTGAGCCGACCGACCGGTTTTTACTTTTCGGGCAGGTACGAAATTTGAAACCGTCTTCGTGTTCTGTAGTGACCAATATCGCTCGCTGCGGACCGGAAAATCACAGACGGGACACGATCCGCTGAAAGAAGACTTTTGTCACCGCCGGAATGACTTCCGATATGCCGACCCACGATATCGTCGTCGTCGGCGGGGGAACCGCCGGCGCGTTCGCCGCCGCGACCGCCGCCAGCGACGGGGTTTCCGTGGTGGTTCTCGAGCGGAAGCCGGCGGCGGAGGCCGGTCGGATCGCTTGCGGCGACGCGATTAAAGGAGCGGCCGCGTTTCCGGACGTGATCGATCTGTCGTATCTAAAACAGGAGTCGTTCACCAACGGGGAGATCAGCCGGGGGATCTTCCGGAACCCGAAAACCGGCGAGGACGTCGAAATCGAGTTCGATGAGACCGGTGTCGTGCTCGACCGAAAGCGGTACGGCGAGGTGATCCTCGAGGAAGCCGAGCGTCTCGGCGCGGAGATCCGGTACGGGACCGTCGTAAACGACGTCCGACAGGACGACGACGGCCGGGTGACTGGGGTCAGGGCGGTGCGAAACGGCGCGGTCGAAACCTACGAGGCTGCGGTCGTGATCGACGCCGCCGGCGCGCTGTCGATCCTCCAGGACGCCGTTGACTTCTCAGGGGCGACATTCGACACGAACGTCTCGTACACCCAGTACTGTTCCGCCTATCGAGAGCTTCTAGAGCTCCCCGAGCCGGTCGAGTGGGACGATGCCATCGTGTTCGCGCCGACCGACCAGCTCGGCTACCTGTGGTATTTCCCGCGATCGGCCACCCGGATCAACGCCGGCGTCGGGTTCCAGATGAGCGAGGAGGCGATGAATCTGGTCGACGCCCTGGCCCGACACGTCGCCAGCGACCCGGAGCTCCGGAACGCCACCGTCGTCGACAAACTCGGCGCCGCCCTGCCGACCAGACGCCCGTACGACTCGGCGGTCGCTCCCGGGTTCCTGGCGGCCGGCGACGCGGCCGGCCACGTCAACCCGACGACCGGGGGCGGAATCTCCGGCGCGGCGAAGGCGGGCCACTGGGCCGCACGGGAGGCGGTCCGGGCGATCTCTGCGGGCGACGTGAGCGAGGCGTCGCTGTGGGGATACAACCGCGAGGTGATGACCGGCTTCGGCAAGCGGTTTGCCGCCGCCGACCTGTACAACATCTGGGGCACCTCCCACGACGTCGACGAACTCACTGACATCGTCTCGTCGGTCCCGGGACAACAGCTCGTCGACGCGCTTTCCGGCGGGACGCTGTCGCTCGGCCCGGCGACGGCCCTCAGGACGCTCCTGAACACCGTCGGTCACTGGGGAACCCTTCTGGAGCTGTACCGGATCAGAAACCGGGCGGACGCGCTGATCGAACAGTACGAGGTGTATCCGAGCGACCCCGCCAACTTCCCCGCCTGGCAGCGTCGGCGGGACGAGATTCTCCAGGACGTCTACGAGATCTGTGGTGCGGAGCCGAAATACTAACGTCGAAGTCGCCAGCTACTGTGGAGTAGACTCCGTTTCGGCGTCCGCCTCGCCGGTTCCGGTGCCTGATTCGAGCTCGTAGTCCCACGCACGGTACCCGCCCTTCATGCTGGTCACTCTCGCGTCGTCGTCGACGCCCTCGAAACTCGAGACCAGCTTCGCCGCCTGGATCGACGACTGCCCGATCGGACAGACGCAGACGATCTCTTCCTCCCAGTCGACCTGGTCGACTGCCCGCGGGAGGTCGCTCATCGGAACGTTCACCGCTCCCGGGACGTGCCCCTCCTCGAACGCCCGTTCGTCGCGGATGTCGATCACCTGTATCTCGCCCGCGTCCACCTTGGCTTTCACTTCATCGGGCGTGAGTTCCTCGACCATGTCCGTCCGTTCGGGGTGGGGACTTTTGAATCGTTCTGTCCGAGGCCGACGCCTTGTGGTTCCAGTGACGTGCGGGCTATCGGTCCCGCTCGTCGGCAACGATCCGGACCAGCTGCTGTTCGAAATCGTCACCGTTCCACAGCCAGGAGCCGATGTACGGTTCCCCGCCGAGCGCGACGATCACGTACGACGCCCCGGGCCATGTCGCCGCCCCGACGTCCGTCTCGCTGGGTACCGGAGGTCCACGGGGGTGGGAGTGATAGAAGCCGACGAGCGTCTCCCCGCGGTCCTCCAGCGTTTCGATCGCCTCGAGTTGCCCTTCCGGATCGAGTTCATACCGGGTGCGCGGCGCGTCGGCCACGTTGTCGACCGGATACACCGAACCGACGACCGGTTCAGACAGCCCAGTCGTCGGCCTCCCGCCGAGCACGCCACAGACTTCCCTGTCGCCGCCCCGCCTTGCGCGGGAGATGAGCTCGTCGTACGCGTTTCGCGTGAACGCCGGCATTGGCTGGGCTTTGGGCCCGTCGAGTAAAACGCTCCCGGAGCGCGAGGCGCCGGGACGTCTCCGTCGAGCGCAAGCTTCAGGTAGAGTGAGGATACACTCACAGTCGATGGAGGCTCGTCGTTCGTCCGGACTGGGGGACGCGATCCGTATCGACCTCGTGCGGCTCCACGAGAC
Coding sequences within:
- a CDS encoding DUF6517 family protein; protein product: MDTGAIPGNTSVGRLLVAVALVVVLAGCAGGSYSFAAEPASIDGDDLSDAGYEHAEPEAIEIHEQFEVADQGVEIELRSWVAGYERSAGDGLFLVVSTPDATVAGQSVNPLARLSGTELISRALEASGDEDGELRDVEEVAVEERTILNQESSVRSYEGVMETDEGDVPIAFHLATVEHEGDVIVLLGVHPQAFDERETQLGLMEVVEH
- a CDS encoding DUF5787 family protein, whose product is MSSSGGEFAFELRVCRWAELAWAPAGSNAASDVPRVAVVARQLGTRKRRWDTVIVEADPAGLRERAAFGSRELDSDLLFVLRNAPADWMWYRDALPDPGYPWRYVRETIHRASARDLLETRRNGNRIRIKRIAPYPDWVRRLVAIENKPDLDASAARALAGQLQHDVDRGLADEVWLATATTGGRVERALLADFPVEAGVLAFDFSAGVRPEAASVEWLPSRLDAGNPSENGDRPEDRKRRRLELAERAFGRGWRSYHRTMRPDCRAFELRRDGRLLSPWCTAKERKQTAAECSGNCQAFSPEPPAWRTRGWPIDGGPGKGITRLLQKRRERARSGGRDGT
- a CDS encoding ABC transporter permease, giving the protein MTADRLPSLRSTDGVLPDVPIDRLAPVVSLSGLVFVWWVVGSTVAQGLPTPPVVAGAFATAVVDPSFHSSALTSAVRVYVPFLLAAAIAVPIGLLAGWHQPFGDLTLPALELVRPIPPIAWIPALILLIPGTEPGIMFITFLGAFYPVLLNAVEGGRSVDQEYAKAARSLGADAVGIVRHVVLPGALPSITTGLYVGMGLAWLNLVAAEMLAGGSGLGYLTWSAYTGGSYPYIVVGMLSIGGLGVASTAAVGRLNGWLLPWLETDAGHTV
- a CDS encoding geranylgeranyl reductase family protein produces the protein MPTHDIVVVGGGTAGAFAAATAASDGVSVVVLERKPAAEAGRIACGDAIKGAAAFPDVIDLSYLKQESFTNGEISRGIFRNPKTGEDVEIEFDETGVVLDRKRYGEVILEEAERLGAEIRYGTVVNDVRQDDDGRVTGVRAVRNGAVETYEAAVVIDAAGALSILQDAVDFSGATFDTNVSYTQYCSAYRELLELPEPVEWDDAIVFAPTDQLGYLWYFPRSATRINAGVGFQMSEEAMNLVDALARHVASDPELRNATVVDKLGAALPTRRPYDSAVAPGFLAAGDAAGHVNPTTGGGISGAAKAGHWAAREAVRAISAGDVSEASLWGYNREVMTGFGKRFAAADLYNIWGTSHDVDELTDIVSSVPGQQLVDALSGGTLSLGPATALRTLLNTVGHWGTLLELYRIRNRADALIEQYEVYPSDPANFPAWQRRRDEILQDVYEICGAEPKY
- a CDS encoding desampylase, producing the protein MPAFTRNAYDELISRARRGGDREVCGVLGGRPTTGLSEPVVGSVYPVDNVADAPRTRYELDPEGQLEAIETLEDRGETLVGFYHSHPRGPPVPSETDVGAATWPGASYVIVALGGEPYIGSWLWNGDDFEQQLVRIVADERDR
- a CDS encoding DUF5797 family protein, whose amino-acid sequence is MALTEEERTRLADVVALQPTKNSELGDRWGLESGSEVHRYLEDHLNEYYYRDENSLIRATDEAAELVDVEPGVESGTAPGDGNGTVGSGDGEGVPDVIRVPELQTRIFAVVAGPEDRSESVVSVLHKLRAEFDVDPDVDEVRKGLRSLERKGVVEVVYRTVPTFKLAVERDSITVETAE
- a CDS encoding transcription factor S, which gives rise to MKFCDECGSMMRAGEESDVWECTSCGYVEGRDAEEDAAMTTTQGQQKSEIVDVSDAEDQGLPTTSARCPECGNDRAHWYMQQIRSADESETRFFICTECEYKWREDDH
- a CDS encoding NrtA/SsuA/CpmA family ABC transporter substrate-binding protein; protein product: MERRDSERTGQCGEVLKGSGDVSRRRTLKGIGGAVAAGAGLPALAGCLGGAFGGSETITVDYHPYYSEAFSALVIRHGELWRKHLPDGYEVDWHAVLQGAPTVNRLISEQTDLGYMGDNPAIIAAANDDTPIRVVGLSGYSMGQQGNLCVVRNGVDIDSVEDLDGREVNVTQGTLSHRFLLTVLAAEDIDVTIRDQDINTVVTNLREGSIDVAFGWEPSMARVVRQADAARYLFTGAKYDEPDLGALVMPDSLIEENREVAKGWLKTELEAKHLLATDPDRALDLGLEEAELSRDLDRDTVRSTLYENLDVNPDVERQLFYTDFSSVDPARELLTETGPAFLREEAGVIDNEPDSGRFDADLLAEATDELDDEVDWDPHPAGERP
- a CDS encoding rhodanese-like domain-containing protein; this encodes MVEELTPDEVKAKVDAGEIQVIDIRDERAFEEGHVPGAVNVPMSDLPRAVDQVDWEEEIVCVCPIGQSSIQAAKLVSSFEGVDDDARVTSMKGGYRAWDYELESGTGTGEADAETESTPQ
- a CDS encoding ABC transporter permease; amino-acid sequence: MSVDFERWRRLGLKRWRPWKGESGRSRLAGSIETGTAGIESIPRPVRRGVSVVALFAAWWAFVRLGVLGFGVFVSPAETAVAVGSHLAGEPVADGATIYVHAAYTAGRVVGGVALAVAIAVPLGLLIGTRRRFERYLFPSLEFLRPIPPIAWVPLVLVIFPTVRSGVLFVVFLGAFFPTLVNTIRGVESVDDEYSRAAESLGASDRQTLRHVVLPAALPSILTGVTVGVGLGWITVVAAEMITGEYGLGHVVFQAYRLVDVQSVVVGMIAVGFLGAVSTAIVSRAATTLGPWLEEDTSGVGQ
- a CDS encoding ABC transporter ATP-binding protein gives rise to the protein MTTDSGGRVEIEGLTKVYGGDEERVVAVDELDLEIEPGEFLTVLGPSGCGKSTLLDCVAGHVEPTSGRVLVDGDPVSGPDPERGVVFQENRLFPWKTVRQNVAFGPKMRDRPTDHVADLLDRMGLSEFADSYPNQLSGGMAQRAELARLLANEPSIMLMDEPFSALDAMTKGRMQIELLSAWRETDATALFVTHDVEEAILLADRVVVMTARPGTVKTVVDVPLSRPRDHDSRTTETFTELKRELLASIHGEAGAEFDGDDRSATETSSAESDGIAGGTSR